One window from the genome of Rickettsiella endosymbiont of Xylota segnis encodes:
- the ptsP gene encoding phosphoenolpyruvate--protein phosphotransferase yields the protein MLKILRRIVQEISAAQSFKEALRTLVRRIREALNTQSCTVFLLDSEKNYVLLATDGLNPRCVGKVRFGFDQGLVGLVGSNGELINIENAPEHPDFLYIADIGEERYKAFLGVPIIHNRALLGVLVVQQEEQRCFDEAEEAFLVTMAAQLGGVLAHAEATGEIFSLFKENKKQLQQDINFQGIASAPGIAIGQVVVAYPFADLEAVPYKRADDLLAEITQLKKAFKSTRDDIHRLKKHMMSVLPEEEQALFDVYLAILNKASLEKEVITAIKTSHQWAQAALQSVISAHVQQFEKVEDDYLRERAADLRDLGRRILMHLQNNQFTPPLYPENTILIGDEVSPSALAEVPEGRLAGIVSVKGSSHSHLSILARSLGIPAVTGVENLPVNQLEAQTLIVDGSQGRIIVAPSGRVIQNFTKLIQQQSEFTNSLEALRELPAQTLDGYSIALWVNTGLMADASLSLTAGAEGIGLYRTEVPFLIRDCFPAEDEQYGLYRQLLAAFSPRPVVMRTLDIGGDKALPYFPIKEDNPFLGWRGIRVTLDHPEIFLIQIRAMLRANLEFNNLRIMLPMVSCVAEADHALRLIDQAYEKVVSEDTHACKPPIGIMIEVPSAIYQARALAERVEFLSVGSNDLTQYMLAVDRNNPRVANLYDPFQPAVLKALVQIVEAAHQAKKTISICGEMASDPLAIPLLLAMGFDALSMNSFSIPRIKSVIRQISFHQARDTLIRILGMDNATDIRKYLNEELSRFNLEHLIPIAG from the coding sequence ATGTTGAAGATACTTCGTCGTATTGTTCAAGAGATCAGTGCTGCGCAAAGTTTTAAAGAAGCTTTACGAACATTAGTAAGGCGGATCCGTGAAGCTTTGAATACTCAATCCTGCACTGTTTTTCTGCTGGATAGCGAAAAAAATTATGTTTTACTTGCAACTGATGGTCTTAATCCAAGGTGTGTTGGAAAAGTACGTTTTGGCTTCGATCAAGGTTTAGTTGGTTTAGTTGGAAGTAATGGTGAATTAATTAATATAGAAAATGCACCCGAACATCCGGATTTTTTATATATCGCTGATATAGGTGAAGAGCGTTACAAAGCTTTTCTGGGCGTACCTATTATTCATAATCGCGCCTTATTAGGTGTATTGGTAGTTCAACAAGAAGAGCAGCGTTGTTTTGATGAAGCAGAAGAAGCTTTTTTGGTCACTATGGCTGCTCAATTAGGTGGCGTATTAGCGCATGCGGAAGCGACAGGAGAAATATTTTCTCTATTTAAAGAAAATAAAAAACAATTACAACAAGATATCAATTTTCAAGGAATTGCTAGTGCACCAGGTATTGCCATAGGACAAGTTGTTGTCGCTTATCCTTTTGCTGATTTAGAAGCAGTCCCCTATAAAAGAGCAGATGATTTATTAGCAGAGATAACTCAGTTAAAGAAAGCTTTTAAATCAACACGGGATGATATTCATCGTTTAAAAAAGCATATGATGTCTGTGTTGCCAGAAGAAGAGCAAGCATTATTCGATGTATATTTAGCGATTTTAAATAAAGCCAGTTTGGAAAAAGAAGTTATAACAGCCATTAAAACTTCTCATCAATGGGCTCAGGCAGCTTTGCAGTCGGTTATTAGTGCGCATGTGCAACAATTTGAGAAAGTTGAGGATGATTATTTACGAGAAAGAGCGGCGGATTTAAGAGATCTAGGTCGCAGAATCTTAATGCATTTACAAAACAACCAATTTACTCCCCCTTTATATCCTGAAAATACTATTTTAATTGGTGATGAAGTCAGCCCTTCTGCTTTAGCGGAGGTACCTGAGGGGCGATTAGCGGGGATAGTTTCTGTAAAAGGTTCTAGTCATTCTCACTTATCTATTTTGGCACGCTCTTTAGGGATTCCTGCCGTCACAGGAGTAGAAAATCTACCAGTAAATCAGCTCGAAGCGCAGACCTTAATCGTAGATGGTTCTCAAGGCCGTATTATAGTTGCCCCCTCTGGAAGGGTTATACAAAATTTTACTAAACTGATACAGCAACAAAGTGAATTTACGAATAGTCTAGAAGCATTGCGAGAATTGCCTGCGCAAACTTTAGATGGCTACAGCATTGCCCTTTGGGTCAATACGGGTCTGATGGCGGATGCAAGCCTTTCTTTAACAGCAGGTGCAGAAGGTATAGGACTATATCGTACCGAAGTACCTTTTCTAATACGCGATTGTTTTCCTGCTGAAGATGAACAATATGGTTTATATCGGCAATTATTGGCGGCATTTTCGCCACGACCTGTCGTAATGCGTACGTTAGATATTGGAGGAGATAAGGCACTACCTTATTTTCCTATTAAAGAAGATAACCCATTTTTAGGTTGGCGTGGAATCCGTGTAACACTAGATCATCCAGAAATATTTTTAATACAAATACGTGCAATGTTACGAGCTAATTTGGAATTTAATAATTTACGTATTATGTTACCTATGGTTAGCTGCGTTGCTGAGGCTGATCATGCTTTACGTTTAATTGATCAAGCTTATGAAAAAGTAGTGAGTGAAGACACTCATGCATGTAAGCCTCCAATTGGGATAATGATTGAGGTGCCTTCTGCAATTTATCAAGCTCGCGCATTAGCTGAACGAGTTGAGTTTTTATCAGTAGGAAGCAATGACCTCACACAATATATGTTAGCCGTAGATCGAAATAATCCACGCGTAGCCAACTTATATGATCCCTTTCAGCCAGCCGTTCTAAAAGCATTAGTTCAAATTGTAGAAGCTGCTCATCAAGCAAAAAAAACGATTAGCATTTGTGGAGAAATGGCCAGTGACCCTTTAGCTATACCTTTACTTTTAGCGATGGGATTTGATGCATTGAGCATGAACTCTTTTTCTATTCCTCGGATAAAATCCGTGATTCGGCAAATCAGTTTTCATCAAGCCAGAGATACATTAATACGAATTTTAGGAATGGATAATGCAACTGATATAAGAAAATATTTAAATGAAGAGTTGTCGAGATTTAATTTGGAACATTTAATACCTATAGCTGGATAG
- a CDS encoding FAD-binding oxidoreductase — translation MNWCRKCQSSFNGYPIEPPESVVRPESYKELKPGQLISIARGSGGSYGDAALNAQGEIVLTNRLDRFLEFDVRKGILSVESGISLAKILALIVKQGWFLPVMPGTAEVSLGGCIATDVHGKNHCYAGSLGQHVLSLQLITATGSKINCSPKIIPELFWATIGGMGLTGIIGVVTLQLKRIETAYMKVEHQVTNNLKQILESLSQDDEFEYSVAWLDSLNTSFFHGVIMKAKHADLLEFPTDQETQVFSTPKYSSLYCPYFLSYSILQPLWVKLFNKGYYYHLAKKDQAFLLPYHDYFFPLDRIKNWPRLYGKKGFIQYQCAIPEKFAYSAIKDILETLHKHKHPIYLAVLKRFGLENLAPLSFPLSGFTLALDIPICSEKLFSCLDILDSIVISAGGRIYLAKDARLKPKTFREMYKRYPEWLVVKQHWDPHNRFSSSLSRRLNIGN, via the coding sequence ATGAATTGGTGTAGAAAATGTCAATCTAGCTTTAATGGCTATCCTATAGAGCCTCCAGAGTCTGTAGTGCGTCCTGAAAGTTATAAAGAACTCAAACCTGGCCAATTAATTTCAATAGCACGCGGTTCAGGAGGTAGTTATGGTGATGCTGCTTTAAACGCACAAGGAGAGATCGTTTTAACAAACCGCCTCGATCGTTTTCTCGAGTTTGATGTGCGTAAAGGTATATTGTCAGTTGAATCAGGTATTAGTTTAGCGAAAATTTTAGCGCTTATTGTTAAGCAAGGGTGGTTTTTACCTGTAATGCCTGGAACCGCAGAAGTTTCCTTAGGTGGGTGCATTGCTACGGATGTACATGGAAAAAATCATTGCTATGCTGGTTCCTTAGGGCAACATGTACTTAGTTTACAGCTTATTACTGCAACTGGATCGAAAATAAATTGTTCACCTAAAATTATCCCAGAATTATTTTGGGCCACAATAGGTGGGATGGGTTTAACAGGCATTATTGGAGTAGTAACTTTACAATTAAAACGAATTGAAACAGCTTATATGAAGGTGGAACATCAAGTTACAAATAACCTAAAGCAAATACTGGAGAGCTTAAGTCAAGATGATGAGTTTGAATATAGTGTAGCTTGGTTGGATTCATTAAATACATCATTTTTTCATGGTGTTATTATGAAGGCTAAACATGCAGATTTATTGGAATTTCCTACTGACCAAGAAACCCAAGTTTTTTCAACGCCAAAATACTCTTCATTATACTGTCCCTACTTTTTATCGTACTCTATTTTACAACCCCTATGGGTCAAATTATTTAATAAAGGGTATTACTACCATTTAGCCAAGAAGGATCAAGCTTTTTTGCTCCCTTACCATGATTATTTTTTTCCGCTGGATCGTATAAAAAATTGGCCGCGATTGTACGGTAAAAAAGGTTTTATTCAATATCAGTGTGCAATACCCGAAAAATTTGCTTATTCTGCTATTAAAGATATTTTAGAGACTTTGCATAAACATAAGCATCCTATTTATCTGGCAGTGTTGAAACGTTTTGGGCTGGAAAATTTAGCTCCATTGTCATTTCCATTATCAGGATTTACCTTAGCACTCGATATTCCTATTTGCAGCGAAAAATTATTTAGTTGTTTAGATATTTTGGACTCGATAGTTATTTCTGCTGGAGGGAGGATCTATTTAGCAAAAGATGCACGTTTAAAGCCAAAAACTTTTCGAGAAATGTATAAACGATACCCAGAATGGTTGGTAGTTAAACAACATTGGGATCCTCACAATAGATTTAGTTCAAGTTTATCAAGGCGTTTAAATATTGGTAACTAA